DNA sequence from the Antennarius striatus isolate MH-2024 chromosome 3, ASM4005453v1, whole genome shotgun sequence genome:
CCCCCGGAAGCCCTCCTGCTGCCGCTTCATCATCTCCTCGCCGCGCAGCCTCAGCTCCTCCtcgcgccgccgccgctcctcctcctgccgcaGCTCCGcctgcttcctcttctgcaCCTCCTGGTTGCGGCGCTCCTCCATCCGCCGCAGCTCCTCCTGCCGCCGCAGGAGGTCCTGCCGCATCAGCATCACCTGGTGCTCATGGCGCCCCGCCTCCATCTCCgcctccagcttctcctgcGCCTCCTTCATGTTGTGCTCCACCATGTCGTActgctgcttctccatctccatcaggGCCTTCCAGCGCATGGCGTACTCGTACTCGAAGGAGCCCGGCTGGGCGAAGCGTGGGGGCTGCTCCCGCTCCTTGTGGTACTGCTGGTTCTTGGTGATCAGCTTCTCCGACAGCCCCTCCTCCTCGTCCAGCTGCTCCATGGGCTCCACGGTGATGGGTCGCGGGAAGGCCGTCAGCAGGTAGGCGCCGTCGCTGCACTTGTCCAGCGCCTTCCGGGCGGCCGGCTTGGACGTGAACTCCACGATGCCCTTCCCGGTGGGCCGCCCCCGGTCGTCCACGATCACCACGGCCCGCTCGATCTGGCCGAACACGGCGAAggcctcctccagcagctcgtTGGACACGAACTCCGGCAGGTTCTTGACCGCCAGGGCGGCGCCGTGGGTGGCGAACCTCACCCGGATGGGCCGGCCCCGGAACGGGGTGTCGTCCAGCTCGGCCCGGGCGATCTCCGCGATGATGCGCGTCTCCAGGCGGATGAAGCCGAAGCCCCGCTCCTTGTTGACGAAGATCTCGCTGGCCTTGCCGTACTTGGCGAACAGCTTGTCCAGGTCGTCCTCCGTGACGCCGGTGGGCAGGTTCCCCACGAACAGGCGGCTCCGCTGGGTGAACGTCTTCTCCCCGGGCTTCCGGAAGCTCTGCAGGTCCAGCGTCAGGGCCTCGTTCGGGTGGCTCGGCTCGCCGGGCTCCGGCTGCTGGCCGTTGGTGCTGCCGCCCCCGGGCTTCCGGTGCTCTCCGGGGCGCGGGGGCCCGTGGTTCTGCGGCGGGGCTCGGCTGCCTTGCATGTCGGGACGGAACTGAAGCCGCTGGGGGAACCGAACCGTGGAGCGGGGGCTCACAAAGAGACGCTAAGATGGCGAGGATGCGCGCTATTGTGACGCTTTGTGACGTCGATTGAGTGCGACGCGTCCGACGTCAGATATAAGCGACGGCGCGGGACACAAAAAACGACTGGAAAAGTCGccaattgtctttatttatattttatgtttatttgtatctacttgtatttatatttgtatctatttatatttatttatatttatgtttgtttgtttgtgtccgACTGAAGAGGGACGTGACGTCACTCCGTGACGTCACTCCGTGACGTCTCCtaacaattatttttgtttctcttctcgCGATTTCTCGCGAGAACCCGCGTGACGCGATTCCGCGGGAACCGGCTCGAGTCTGACGGCGGATCGGAGCTCCGGTTCCGGTCAGAACCTCAGTACCGGACGGACCGCAGTGGCGCCAGACCCCCCAGCCCTGAAGCCGGACCCGCTGCGGTAAAGGTTCGTGCTGCCGGAGCCCTCATGCTAACTCCGGCTAACGCTAGCGGGTTCTAACGGGGGGGTCGTTCTGCTCCGGGACAGATGTTCTCCGACCTGAGCCTCCAGAGGGGGGGCTCCTCGCTGCTCCGGCGCCCGGCCTCGGACGACCAGGCGCCGGTGTTCGAGCGGCTGTCTCCGGCCTACGCGGCCGGCTCGGAGCGCTTCCGGGTCGGGGAGCGGAGCTTCGGCCGGCAGTACGCGCACATCTACGCGGCCCGGCTGATGCAGATGAGGCCGCTGCTGACGGAGCGGGCCCGGCGGAAGTGGGGTGAGCTCCCGGTAGTGTTGGGACCCGGTTCCGTAGGTTGGTCATTGTCACCCGGTAACCGATGGAGGGGAGGCGGTGTGGGGGCCCCTCCTGCTGTGACGTCAGAGCTGTTGAAGGGAGCGTGGTTCAGAgttcttcctgtctgcaggaCCGGGCCTGGCCATCAGGAAGCTGTGTGACCTCCAGACGGGGGAGCagtgttgcattgtgggaacgCTGTTCAAGCGCATGGAACTGCAGCCGTCCATCCTGAGGGAGATCAgtgaggaggtcagaggtcacgctgGATTCacacttctgtttcctgttggcttctgcttcctgttggcGTCTATTTCCTGTCAGTGtgacctgtttcctgtcagtgtgactctacttcctgtcagtgtgacctgtttcctgtcagtgtgactctacttcctgtcagtgtgacctgtttcctgtcagtgtgacctctacttcctgtcagtgtgactctacttcctgtcagtgtgacctgtttcctgtcagtgtgacctctacttcctgtcagtgtgacctctacttcctgtcagtgtgACCTCTACTTCCTGTTATTGTGACATTGTGTACAAgtcgtctgtgtaggttctcagtcatcaggTCTGGTTCTCcagaagctgttgagtcgatccgcTGGACTTTAGAacgttcttgaagatgtttcttcTTGAAGACGGGTTTAACgtcggtcgttggaatgtgaaaagcactgaccacaccccacaggggtaataatctgaccacaccccacaggggtaataatctgaccacaccccacaggggtaataatctgaccacaccccacaggggtaataatctgaccacaccccacaggggtaataatctgaccacaccccacaggggtaataatctgaccacaccccacaggggtaataatctgaccacaccccacaggggtaataatctggaCATGATCAGCCCCCTCTGAACTGAAGGGTCTCCTGGATGacagacgaaacgtcttcaagaacgtTCTTtagtccagtggatcgactcaccAGCTCCCGGAGAACCAGAcctgatgactgagaacctacacagacgacTGTCACTGTGACCTCTACTTCCTGTCGGTGtgactctacttcctgtcggtgtgactctacttcctgtcggtgtgactctacttcctgtcggtgtgactctacttcctgtcggtgtgactctacttcctgtcactgtgactctacttcctgtcggtgtgactctacttcctgtcggtgtgactctacttcctgtcggtgtgactctacttcctgtcggtgtgactctacttcctgtcccgCAGCACAACCTGCTGCCCCAGCCGGCGCGAACCAGACACATCAGCGCCAGCGACGAGCTGATCCTGGAGGACGAGCTGCAGAGGATCCGGCTGGAGGGGCGGCTGGACCGGGACAggtgtgtgacaggtgtgtgtctggtgaGCAGCAGTGATGGGTCGCCATGACGACCACAGGAGACGGGAAGGAGTGACGGAAGTCAAGGAGAACGGGTTTCGGGTGTGAGGGGAACACGAGGtcccaacgtgtgtgtgtgtgtgtgtgtgtgttcgtgtgtgtgtgtgtgtgtgtgtgtgtgtgtgtgtgtgtgtgtgtgtgtgtgtgtgtgtgtgtgtgtgtgtgtgtcaggaagtGTTATTGCGATCTATGGAGCAGAGAGGAATGATGGGAGGTTCACGGTGGAGGACTTCTGCTGGGCTGATCTTCCTGTTCAGACGCCCCGACCCCCCCTGAGCTCCGACaggtgaccacacacacacacacacacacacacacctggccccgcccctgccCCTAACCCCGTGCCCTGGGCAGGTTTGTGCTGCTGGCGTCGGGTCTGGGTCTGGGCAGCAGCCGCGCTGACAGCATGctggggctgcagctgctggTCGACATGGTAACGGGTCAGCTGGGCGAGCCGGGCGAGCAGGGGGGGGCCGCCGCCATCACCCGGGTGCTGCTGGCCGGGAACCTGCTGAGCCAGAGCACCCAGGACAAGGACGCCTCCAGCAAGGTAAGAGGAGCTGCCCCGCCTCTCTAGACACGCCCCTCAGGACACGCCCCTCTGCTGTTCCTTCAGGCTGTCCCTCCCCCCCGCAGCCCCGGTACCTGACCAAGAAGACCCCCCCCGGCAGCGTGGAGGCAGTGCGCCTGCTGgacgagctgctgctgcagctggtggTGAGTCCGCCCACACGCCACGCCCCCTCGACACAGAcgctgcctctgattggctgtcgggTGTGAGTCGCTGCTTCCTGTGTGCAGGCGTCGGTTCCGGTGGACGTGATGCCGGGTCAGAACGACCCCACCAACTACACCCTCCCTCAGCAGCCGCTGCACCGCTGCCTGCTGCCCCTGGCATCCGCCTACCCCACCCTCCAGCTGACCCCCAACCCCTACCAGGCCAGCATCGACGGCGTCAGGTGAGCGTTAGCACGTTAGCGCGTTAGCACGCACACAGACGTTTCCTGAAGGCCCCGCCCTGCCTCAAAGGTTTCTGGGAACGTCGGGGCAGAACGTCAGCGACATCCTGAGGTTCAGCAGCCTGGGGGGGCCACTGGACGTCCTGGAGGAGACGCTCCGGCTGGGGCACCTGGCCCCCACTGCGCCCGACACGCTGGGTGAGCTGACCCCTCCCCCCAATACACCCATCACATGACCCACTtctgatcacatgactgacCCGCCCCCGTTCCAGGCTGCTACCCGTTCTACCAGAGAGACCCCTTCATCCTGGACGAGTGTCCCCACGTCTACTTCAGCGGCAGCGCCCCCAccctgaggtcaaaggtcatcacaggtgtgtgtgtgtttctgtgtgtggtcCTGGTGGACCTGTGGTACCGGCCctgaccaccaggtggcgctgtgGCCCTGCGGTTCTTCTCGTCCTCCAGGACCCGACGGTCAGGAGGTTCTGCTGGTCGCCATCCCAGAATTCCACAGCACGCAGACGGCGGCTCTGGTCAACCTGCGCACGCTGGActgccagccaatcagcttctcCGCCTTCGGCGccggtgaggaggaggagagcgagATGAACGTGAGCCactgagggggcggggtcagagaGTTCAGACAGACGGCGTTGGATCAGCAAACCTTTATTAtaaaacaacttcctgtctctgagCATGAACTTCCTGCCACGTCAGAggaacttcctgtttctaaATAAAGTCAAGCAGACAGACGTGAGCGGAGTCATGTGATCTTTATACCGTTAACATCGTTAATATTCGGGTGGGAAGCCCCTCCCCCTCGGAGCGTggagggggcgtggcttcaGTAGTCATCGATCTTGTACTCGTAGTCCAGGATAGAGTCTATGAACCCCCCGGGGGTGGAGGACTGCCCCTCCCCAACCACCCACGAGTCGTACCAGGATGTCGTGGtctctgggggggcggggcctgtggTGGTGATGGGCGGGGACGTCGTCGGCGGTAACGTGGTCGTCGTCATCGACCGTAACCTCAGCAACCTCTGCTGGCGCAGGCGGCGGAGGCGGGCTATCCGGAGCCGCCGCTTCCGGTCGGCGCTGACCTGGGGGTTAACCCCCACGCGCCGCCTGCCGCCCGCGGGGGGGCTCTGGGCCCGGGTGGCGTAGGTGAGCCTGATGGGCTTGTTGCCGTGGAGAGCCATGATCTGcagagggggggaggggtcagTGCCCGGTTGgcctggggggtggggcttcAGGGGGGGGCTCACCTGTTTGATGCGGTCCCAGTTGGACTTGGCCAGGTTGAAGCTGCAGGTGGTGGCCCCCGGCTGGTAGCCCACCACGCACAGCTTGGTGAGGGGGGAGAAACCCTCGGCGCGCGCCGTCACCCGGTACTCCCCCGGGTTCAGCAGCCGCCAGTAGTCGCCGCTCGGCGCTGCAACGAGTGGAGACACGCGATTGGTTCTAGAATGCAACGGGGGCaacggggggggcggggcttcagcgCACCTGTGGTTACGTCGTGGTCGACCCCCTCCACGGACACGGTGGCGTTTCCGATGGCATTCCCCTGCTGGTCCTTCACGATGCCCCTGATGCCCCGGTGCACCTGGACAGAAGCGGAGGCGGGGTCTGAACACAGGGCTCTGATTGGATGGCTCACCCTGCCCTGAGCAGGCAGGCTAATGGTTGGCTAGGAGGCTATTGGTTAGCAGGGAGTTGGTTAGCTTGTTAAAAGGTTACAACACGGCTAGCTTGATGGCTACACACTGAGCTAGCCGTTAGCAATGGGGCTAACTGTCAGTGTGAACACAGTTAGCTTGATAGCTTGATTTAGCTAActagctctgattggctgatgaacATGTGACCAGACGTGAACCCCTGACACCTGATCACAACCACAGTTCACCAAAacacgaggaagaggagagaccgGATTGTAAACGTGATGAAGACGAGCTCAGAGGGCTACACCCTGGGCCGCGTCCCGGGACACACGCCCCCACCGCTGGAGGAACTGGTCCTGAGGTCACGACCCCCAGCAACCGAGTTACCATTGGACCAGAGGTCAGAGCAGCCGAGGCCGCtgggtttgggttcagcacagGAGGCGGTCTCTCCAGCTGGGGGCGGTTCctctagttagtttaaaactagttagtttaaaaactgTTAGTATAAAACCTGGTTAGTTTAGAGTTACTTTGTTCAAAAACTAggtagtttaaaacctagttagttagtttgttcAAAAACCTAGTTAAAAATGTAGTTAGTTCATTAGTTAAAaaattagttattttaaaaacctagttagttcaaaactaaattcaaaacctagttagtttaatagctagttagctagttTAAATCCCAATTGAAAACCTAGTTCGTTTAAAAGCTTGTTAGTTcattagttcaaaaactagttagtttaaaacctagtcaGTTTAAAaatctagttagtttaaaaactaaTTAGTTCAAAAGTTCAAATCTAATTTAGAACCTAGTTTGTTCAAAAACCGTTAGTTTAAAATGTAGTTAGTTCATTAGTTCAAAAAGTAGTTAGTTTACTAAcgtagttagtttaaaacccaGTTAGCTAGTTTAAAACCTCCTGAGTTCAAAACTACTTAGTTTAAAAATTAGTTAGTCACTTAGTTCAAAAACttgttagtttagaacctagttTGTTCATTAGTTCAAAAAACTGGTtaatttaaaacctagttagttagttttcaaatctagttaatttaaaacctaattaatttaaaaactggTTAGTTCAAGACCTACTTAatttagaacctaatttgttcaaaacctagttagtttaaaacctagttagttcaaaccCTTATTAGTTTAAAagctagttagtttaaaatctagttagttcaaaagtagttagtttaaaacctagttatttTAAATCTAGTTAGTTccaaacctagttagtttagaacctaatttgttcaaactTGTGGCTAGTTAATTCAAAACGTGttcagtttaaaacctagttagttagttggttggttgttttaaaacctagttagtttaaaaacttagttaaaaaaaaatttgttttaaaatctaGTTAGTTTAACAAACTTGTTAGTTTTGTTGGCTAGCCGGAGTTTGTTTCTCGTATATGAAGGAAACTAACACTGCGGTTGGGGGTGGTTTCTCAGGCTGGGGGCGGGCCCATCAGgccctcagccccccccccccccgggactGACCTGCTCCATGAAGGTCAGCATGGCCTCCCGGTTCTTCTCCCACTCGTGGGCCAGCTGGCTCTGGTGGGGGAACTTATCGCAGCCCAGGAAGACGGTCAGCTCCAGGGCGTTGGTGTGCAGGTAGCTGAAGTCGTTCATACCTGGACACAGAACACATGAAGGTCAGAGCGGGTTCAGGGGGGTCCGGGGGAACTCATGCTGTGTGCAGGTCCCCTTGGGGAGCCAACCTCAGTCAGAACCTGCAGTGCACGTCGTGTCCACCAGGGGGAACTGGGCTCCACTTACTTCCAGTGATGGGCTTCCACTTGGCCCGGTTGACGATGCCCTGGCCCGGAGCCGGGCCCCCCTGGCAGGAGCCCTGGTGGTTGTGGGTCATGGTCAGGTGGGTGGAGGCATATGAGACGGCGAGCCAGCGGAACAGCGACTCGTCCGCCGTCACCCGGGGCTCGTCCGCCGGCTCGGCGTAGGCGTaccccccgcccctccctcggtcgtcctcctcctcctctcggtGGTCGTAGCCCTGGTTGTAGCCGTGGTCGTGGTCGTACCCGCGCTCGTATTCCTGGGCGTATCCGTGGTCGTAGCCCCGGTCCTCTCCCCGGTCGTAGCCCCGGTCGTAGCCCCGGTCGTAGCCCCGGTCCTCTCCCCGGTCGTAGCCCCGGTCGTAGCCCCGGTCGTAGCCTTGgttcctccactcctcctccgGGTCTGAGTACCCCCTTTGTCTCCAGTCCTCGTCGGGCTCCTCCtggtagccccgcccccactcCGTCACGTCGAACTCGTCCTCGTACTGCCTCTTCCGACGGCTGTGGACCCTCAGCTGGTCTGCAGGCTTGTTGAGGCGCAAGCTGTCGTAGGGGTAGGCCACCACCGCCTCCCCCCCCTGGAAGTTTGCACCCAAAACAAAAGGATGGCTTTTCATCCAGGAGATGATGGCTCTGGTTTCCACGGcgatctggaacagaaccagaggATCAGGATCAGAGAGAGTCTGGAACCCGTTCCCTGTGGAGACCTGAAGGTTTGTTGGTTTGAACTCCAGAGACTCCCAGACCCAGACTGGTTCAAAACCATCTCTGTAGCTTCTTAGCTTAGCGTAGCGTGATCATCTAATCAGTGGTAATTAGCGTTGGTAGCGTCCGTGAGCGGCGCGGTGGCGCCCCCTACCGAGTCGCTGTCCTCCAGGTCCTCTGGGACGGGGATGTGGTGGTTGGGGCTGAGTTTGGGCACCAGACCTTTGTCCTCGGCGTCCCACAGGACGGAGCTGAGGTCCGGGAAGTTCTGGAAGATGTCGAAGCCGTCCTCAGTGAAGTGTCCCGTGGTCCAGCCGCTCAGCTCGGACCCCTGTGGGGACAGGTGAGGGTTGAGTCCCCTGGGGGGCGTCTGTCAGCGACTGAAGGACGCGTAAAGTTGTGTTTGAGTGAACTTTATTGCACCGGCGAGGCGGCGCTAGCGCTAACATCCCATCTGAGGACCTGAACCAGGCGGTTCCAGGTGTAGTGGACCTGGGCGGGGCTTCTGGGTGGGCGTGGTGTGAGTGCGTGAACTGACCGCTTCGAAGGCCTTCTGGTGCCCGTCGGGGTTGAGCGAGGGCACCAGGTGCAGGCGCAGCCCCTCCACCAGTCGCTGGGCGCGGGGGTTCCGGTCCTTGTACTCCTTGCACAGGTACTGcatgaggagcaggagcagcTCCCGCCCTGTGGCTTCGTTTCCATGGAGACCAGCCGTGAAGCGGAACTCGGGCTCACCTGCCAACCAGACCACACCTGTTATTAATGGCGTGCCGTCACCTGCGGGCCCCACCCAATGTTTACGAGGGATCCCGGTAATCTCTGCCGGTGCGTCGGTCTGGGCCACGCCCGCTGCAGGTGAGGCTCACCTATCTCGTGCTCTGTGGGGTTCCCTGAGATCACCATGGCGATGAGCTCACGGCCCCCGGAGCTGCGGCCCAGGCTGTAGATGCTGGTGATGTTGGGACACTCGTCGTTCACGGACTTCATGAGCTGGAGGACGAGGACAAACGCATCACAGGTTCACGGCGGGCCACGCCCCTCACTTCGGGCCACGCCCCTCACTTCGGGCCACGCCCCTCACTTCGGGCCATGCCCCTCCTGGTCCACGGGGACCCGGTCCTTCCTGCTGGGGGTGAAGATACTCACCGCCACCATCTCTGAGTAGCTGTGATGTTTGAACTGCAGATAGTCGACCGGCGTCACTTCGTTCTGTTGGTACAGCAGCTCCGCCGGGTCTGGGGGGGGGAAACGCCGTTAGGAACACAGGAGATCTCCAGGAGATCCAGAGAACATCCCTGGACCTTCACTAAGACAGAAGTCGTTGAAGACCAGAGCTGCATCCCTTCAGATCCATCAGATCCAGCCACTCCCGTCTGATAATGATCTGttactgccccctagtggctggacacttttatttctctttaagAACGGATGTAAAAAAATATCTGGTTTATTTGGGGTCGGCGTCAATCCAGGTAACAAGCccctagctgctaactgctacaggctgctagctgctaactgctactagctgctaactgctacaggctgctaactgctactgctactagctgctaatGGCTGCTGACACCCACTGAAGCACTAGCCCCGCCCTGAAAAAGCTTTCCTGTGAGACATGTGACCCAGCTTTCCCTCAGATGATCAGGGGTTTTATTTCGGAGGGACAATCCTTtcgtgggggcggggctcaccAGGGAGGGggcagcccaggacctccagcCTCATGCACAGAGAACCGTTCCAGCTCTGAGGGATGACGCGGATGTAGCGCGCTAGCACGGGCACCGCTAGCTGGTTCATCACCGGGGTGTCCTTATCGCTGTTCCCaaag
Encoded proteins:
- the nono gene encoding non-POU domain-containing octamer-binding protein encodes the protein MQGSRAPPQNHGPPRPGEHRKPGGGSTNGQQPEPGEPSHPNEALTLDLQSFRKPGEKTFTQRSRLFVGNLPTGVTEDDLDKLFAKYGKASEIFVNKERGFGFIRLETRIIAEIARAELDDTPFRGRPIRVRFATHGAALAVKNLPEFVSNELLEEAFAVFGQIERAVVIVDDRGRPTGKGIVEFTSKPAARKALDKCSDGAYLLTAFPRPITVEPMEQLDEEEGLSEKLITKNQQYHKEREQPPRFAQPGSFEYEYAMRWKALMEMEKQQYDMVEHNMKEAQEKLEAEMEAGRHEHQVMLMRQDLLRRQEELRRMEERRNQEVQKRKQAELRQEEERRRREEELRLRGEEMMKRQQEGFRGGFPEGREQELRMHLGAHGMMNRNSLAGGAGPSGAAGLAPDSSPMMAGAGNNSNMPGGQGGFPRGLPGPGDYGPKQQRRF
- the pold2 gene encoding DNA polymerase delta subunit 2 isoform X1 is translated as MFSDLSLQRGGSSLLRRPASDDQAPVFERLSPAYAAGSERFRVGERSFGRQYAHIYAARLMQMRPLLTERARRKWGELPVVLGPGSVGPGLAIRKLCDLQTGEQCCIVGTLFKRMELQPSILREISEEHNLLPQPARTRHISASDELILEDELQRIRLEGRLDRDRCVTGSVIAIYGAERNDGRFTVEDFCWADLPVQTPRPPLSSDRFVLLASGLGLGSSRADSMLGLQLLVDMVTGQLGEPGEQGGAAAITRVLLAGNLLSQSTQDKDASSKPRYLTKKTPPGSVEAVRLLDELLLQLVASVPVDVMPGQNDPTNYTLPQQPLHRCLLPLASAYPTLQLTPNPYQASIDGVRFLGTSGQNVSDILRFSSLGGPLDVLEETLRLGHLAPTAPDTLGCYPFYQRDPFILDECPHVYFSGSAPTLRSKVITGPDGQEVLLVAIPEFHSTQTAALVNLRTLDCQPISFSAFGAGEEEESEMNVSH
- the pold2 gene encoding DNA polymerase delta subunit 2 isoform X2, yielding MFSDLSLQRGGSSLLRRPASDDQAPVFERLSPAYAAGSERFRVGERSFGRQYAHIYAARLMQMRPLLTERARRKWGPGLAIRKLCDLQTGEQCCIVGTLFKRMELQPSILREISEEHNLLPQPARTRHISASDELILEDELQRIRLEGRLDRDRCVTGSVIAIYGAERNDGRFTVEDFCWADLPVQTPRPPLSSDRFVLLASGLGLGSSRADSMLGLQLLVDMVTGQLGEPGEQGGAAAITRVLLAGNLLSQSTQDKDASSKPRYLTKKTPPGSVEAVRLLDELLLQLVASVPVDVMPGQNDPTNYTLPQQPLHRCLLPLASAYPTLQLTPNPYQASIDGVRFLGTSGQNVSDILRFSSLGGPLDVLEETLRLGHLAPTAPDTLGCYPFYQRDPFILDECPHVYFSGSAPTLRSKVITGPDGQEVLLVAIPEFHSTQTAALVNLRTLDCQPISFSAFGAGEEEESEMNVSH
- the aebp1b gene encoding inactive carboxypeptidase-like protein X2, which translates into the protein MRGQMLVASAALLALGCILMPRGGDGGVVSLRQTGGEAADGLLGRDLQDPEPEVDLLGGSRQTRAAGGAGRMRRAADEGKKKKKDKKKKEPKAPRAPKATRAPKATKKPKAEKKGKKKDKPTTTLPPTTTLPPTTTLPPTTTLPPTTTAIPTDPPTEPYTDYPYLDPDGDYWKPDDDYWEAEPTPPRPQPKTTTTDLPYDYWRPEEEDQVAPETDNYDDYWKPEEKEPTQPVPDGDHWEPVDKEPTKPVTDNYDDYWIPEETDDTTPAPDDYDDYWKPEEKEPTQPVPDGDHWEPVDKEPTKPVTDNYDDYWIPEETDDTTPAPDDYDDYWKPEEKEPHTPVTDAYPTLPAPEADGKTGTDDADYWDATLELPDNLPFPDGKEVGTVTDTPTITPPYGGTWYEDYDEYGTRGRETDEKWMEKERERAQKERDRQERERLQRLKEAEERAKTRPRVFKEPKRCPPLGMESHLVEADQLTASSMSQYSFAPQRARLNMQGSEDEDDMRGGAWCANAEDATHWFELDARKETEFTGVITQGRGSTNETDYVTSYFLAFSNDSRDWTTIHDGYADWLFFGNSDKDTPVMNQLAVPVLARYIRVIPQSWNGSLCMRLEVLGCPLPDPAELLYQQNEVTPVDYLQFKHHSYSEMVALMKSVNDECPNITSIYSLGRSSGGRELIAMVISGNPTEHEIGEPEFRFTAGLHGNEATGRELLLLLMQYLCKEYKDRNPRAQRLVEGLRLHLVPSLNPDGHQKAFEAGSELSGWTTGHFTEDGFDIFQNFPDLSSVLWDAEDKGLVPKLSPNHHIPVPEDLEDSDSIAVETRAIISWMKSHPFVLGANFQGGEAVVAYPYDSLRLNKPADQLRVHSRRKRQYEDEFDVTEWGRGYQEEPDEDWRQRGYSDPEEEWRNQGYDRGYDRGYDRGEDRGYDRGYDRGYDRGEDRGYDHGYAQEYERGYDHDHGYNQGYDHREEEEDDRGRGGGYAYAEPADEPRVTADESLFRWLAVSYASTHLTMTHNHQGSCQGGPAPGQGIVNRAKWKPITGSMNDFSYLHTNALELTVFLGCDKFPHQSQLAHEWEKNREAMLTFMEQVHRGIRGIVKDQQGNAIGNATVSVEGVDHDVTTAPSGDYWRLLNPGEYRVTARAEGFSPLTKLCVVGYQPGATTCSFNLAKSNWDRIKQIMALHGNKPIRLTYATRAQSPPAGGRRRVGVNPQVSADRKRRLRIARLRRLRQQRLLRLRSMTTTTLPPTTSPPITTTGPAPPETTTSWYDSWVVGEGQSSTPGGFIDSILDYEYKIDDY